The window GCGACGAGGACTGGCAGGAGGCGCTGATCGGGAGCCTGCGCACCGCGGTCGAGCGGCGGATGGTCGCCGACGTGCCCGTGGGCGTGCTGCTCTCGGGCGGCATCGACTCCAGCCTCGTGGTCGCGCTGCTCGCCGAGGCCGGACAGACCGACCTCGCCACCTTCAGCATCGGCTTCGACTCGGCCGGCGGCGAGTCGGGCGACGAGTTCGAGTACTCCAGCCTCGTCGCCCGGCACTTCGGCACCGACCACCACCGCATCGCCATCGACTCCTCCAGGCTGCTGCCCGGCATCGACGGCACGGTCGCGGCGATGAGCGAGCCGATGGTGAGCCACGACTGCGTCGCCTTCTACCTGCTCTCCGAGGACGTCTCGAAGTCGGTGAAGGTGGTGCAGTCGGGGCAGGGCGCCGACGAGGTGCTCGGCGGCTACGACTGGTACCCGCCGCTCGAGGGCGTGCCGCGCGACGAGACGGTCGCGGCCTACTCCCGGGTGTTCGTCGACCGCCCCTGGGGTGAGCTGCAGCAGCTGCTCGGCCCGGCCTGGCGCGATGCGGCGCGGCCCGACAGCGCGACGGCCTTCCTCACGTCGCAGTTCTCACGACCCGGGGCCGACACCTCGGTGGACGCCGCGCTCCGCAACGACACCACGATCATGCTCGTCGACGACCCCGTGAAGCGGGTCGACAACATGACCATGGCGTGGGGCCTCGAGGCGCGGGTCCCCTTCCTCGATCACGAGTTCGTGGAGCTGGTCGCCCAGATCCCGCCCGAGCTGAAGCTCTCCGACGGGGGCAAGGGCGTGCTGAAGCGGGCGAGTCGGGGCCTCGTGCCCGATGCGGTGATCGACCGCACCAAGGGCTACTTCCCCGTGCCGGCCATCCGGCAGCTCGAGGGGCCGTACCTCGAGCGGGTGCGGGCCGCCCTGCACGATCCGGCCGCCCGGGAGCGCGGGCTGTTCGACACCGCTAGGGTCGAACGGATGCTCGCCGATCCCAACTCCGAACGAACGACCCTGGGCTCCAACGCCCTGTGGCAGCTCGCGCTGCTCGAGATGTGGCTGCAGGAGCACGGCATCCGATGACGGCGCCGGTCGTGACCGCCGGAGGCTCGGGCGACCTCGCGGCGGCCCTCGTGCGCGCGTGGGGCAGCTGGGGTCCGTCGATGACGCCGGACGCCGCCCGGGTGGCGTTCATCAGCGATCGCGGCGGCGCGCCCGAGGTGTGGGTGCAGGACGTGGTGCTCGAGGGACCCCGGGCCTCCGCCACGCGCATCCGCTTCACCGACGACCCCGTGATCTCGGTCAGCTGGTCGGCCGACAGCGCCTGGCTGGCCTGCGCGGTGGCCACCGACGGCGGGGTGCGCACCCAGGTCTGGGTGGTGCGCCCCGACGGCAGCGACGCCCGGCGCATCTCGGGTCCGCCCGAGCGGCACGTCGAGCTCGGACCGTGGACGAGGAGCGGCCACCGCGTCGTGCTCACCGTGCCCTCGACCGAGGTGGGCGAGCCGACCCGGGCGTACCTCGCCGACCCCACCTCGGGCGAGCTCGAGCTGCTCGCGGTGGGCGATCTGATCCACGTGCTCGACCTGTCGGCCTTCGAGCGGATGCTCGTGGTGCGCGACGGGCGCCGGGGGCACGAGTTCTGCGTGGTCGTCGACCGCGAGACCGACACCGACCATCCCGTGCTGCCGCACCCGGGCCGGGGCGCGACGGACCGCGCGTTCATCCGGCCCGCCCCTCCCGGAACGGGCGCGCCGGCCGTCGTCTACGCCGCGACCGAGGTCGGGCTGCCCCGGCTGCAGCTCGTGGCCGCCCCGGTCGACCCCGACGACTGGTCGCAGCCCGCGCGTCTGCTGGCGGCGCGCGACGACGCCGAGCTCGAAGGGCTCGACGGCGACGACGCGGGCCGGCTGCTGCTGCTCGTCTGGAACGTCGCCGGGCGGAGCGAGCTCGAGCTCTTCGACACCCACATGGAGACCTCGGTGCCCGTGCCCGGCCTGCCCGGGGCGGTGGCGACGAGCCCGGTGCTCAGTCGCGACGGCTCGAGCGTGCTGCTCGCCGTCGAGGGGCCGCTGCGGCCCCGGGAGCTCTGGCACCTCGACACGGAGACGCTCGCCTGGACGCGGGTGAGCGACGTGCCGACGCTGCCCGCCGTGCCGCTCGTGCAGCCGAGCCTGGAGCGGTTCCGCTCGCTCGACGGGCTGGAGATCACGGGGTGGCTGTACCGGGCTGCGGCGTCGGCCGGGGCATCAGGGCCGGGTGGGGCATCAGGGCCGGGCCGGCCTGCGGGGCCCGCCTCCGCGGGCCGGGCCATGCTGCACCTGCACGGCGGACCCGAGTCGCAGGAGCGGCCGACGTTCAGCCCGCAGCACCAGGTGATGGCCGCGGCCGGCATCACCGTGTTCGCCCCGAACGTGCGCGGCTCCTCGGGCTTCGGCCGGGAGTTCGTGCACGCCGACGACGTGCAGAAGCGCCAGGGTGCGTTCGACGACGTCACGGCGGCAGCGCAGCACCTGATCGGCATCGGTGCGGCCTCGGCCGACCGCATCGCGGTCACCGGCCGCTCCTACGGCGGCTACCTCACGCTCGCCGCCCTGGCCTTCACGCCCGGGGTCTTCGCCGCCGGTGTCGACATCTGCGGCATGTCGCACCTGCTCACCTTCTACGCCGAGACCGAGCCGTGGATCGCCGCGGCCGCCGTCACGAAGTACGGGCATCCCGATCACGACAAGAAGTTCCTGCGCTCCATCTCGCCGCTGGCGAAGGCCGAGCGCATCGACGTGCCGCTGCTCGTCGTGCACGGCGAGCTCGACACGAACGTGCCGATCGGCGAGGCGCACCGGATCGTCGCGGCACTGAGCGAGCTGGAGCGGCCGGTCGAGTACCTCGAGCTCGCCGGGGAGGGGCACGAGTACCGGCGCGAGTCGTCCCGGCTGGCCCTGATCGAGCGGATGCGCGGGTTCCTCCTGCGCGTGCTCTGACCGCCACGGCTCCGGCCGGCTCCGCGGGCGCCCGGCGCACCCGTCAGACGATGGATGCCCGTCGGGGCATGCGGAGCGCGAACAGCGCCGCCGCCCCCATCAGGATCGCGGCCGAGGCGAAGGCCGCCTCGTAGCCGAAGGCGTCGACGAGCAGCCCGGCGGCGAGCGGTCCGACGATGGCCCCGGCATCCGCCACCGCCTGGAACACCGCGACCGGCTGGCCGCCACGCGCCCCCGCCGCGTCACCGACGGCCGCGGCCGGGGCGGTGCCCATGAAGGCCGCCGCGACCCCGTAGACCGACAGCAGAACGATCAGCAGCCAGATCGACGACACCAGTGGGATGGCGACCATGACGAGCGCGCCGACCGCGAAGGCGCCGATGATCGCGGGCTTGCGCCCCACCGTGTCGACGAAGCGGCCGGCCGGGGCCAGGGCGAGGGTCTGTGCGACCGCCGCGACGGCGAAGGCGATGCCCGTGATCGCCGGTTTCTCGTGCAGCACCTCGACGATCAGCACCGGCACGAGCGCGCTGCGCACCCCCATCGCCGACCAGCCCTGGGCGAGGCTCGCCAGCAGCGCCGACTGGTAGCCGCGGTCGCGCAGCACCTGCCGGAACGGCCGCGGAGGCTCGGGCACCGCGTCGGGGTCGCGGGTGCGGCGCTTCAGCAGGGCGAGCCCCACGGCGCCGGCCACCACGAGGGTGCCGGCGTAGAAGAAGAACGGCGCGTGCAGCGAGATGCCCGAGAGCAGGCCGCCGACGGCAGGGCCGGCCATGCCGCCGATGAGGAACCCGCCCTGGTAGAAGCCGACGGCCCGGCCGCGCACGGCGGGCTCGGTCGTGGCGAGCAGCAGGGTCATCGCGGCCACCGAGAACATGGCCGAGCCGATGCCCCCGGCACCGCGCAGCAGCAGCACCGCGGGGTAGTTGTCGGCGAGGCCCACGAGAGCGCTGGAGACGGCGACGATGCCGATGCCGACCGCGAGCACCACCCGCTCGCCGAGCAGGTCGATCAGCTTGCCGACGAAGGGATTCGCGACCAGACGCATCACAGCGAAGGCGGAGACCACGGCGCCCACCTCGAGGTAGCCCACGCCGAAGCTGCGCACGTAGACGGGCAGCACCGGAACGACGACGCCGAACCCGAGCATCACGAAGAAGGCGATGACGCCGAGCACCATCACGTCCCGCGGAAGCCGGGTGAGGCGGGGACGATCGGAGGTGCGTGTCACTCCAGAAGCGTAATCGCCCGGGAAGGGGAGGTGGTGCGAACAGCGGCATCGGGTCTGCCAGGGTAAGAGCCGTTCACACCACCTCGTCGGCATCGGGATGCCGTGGACGGCGCCCTGGGTGATGAGGGCGGCACGTCCGTTGGGGGGTGATGAGCACGTTACTTACGCTCGAGCAGGATGTCCAGAGCACCCGAATTGGGCCCCATGCCCCTCCTCGGCACCCCGACCTCGACACCGATCACTAGTGCTGACCAGGCCTTTCCCGATTTTCATTACCCCGCATGAACCTTCGGGAGGGGTGCCGTCCTGCGCTGTTCTTGAGCGAAAACTGAGCGAGTCCTGGCCTACCGGGCGACCCGGGCTAGGGTTCGAGCATGAGCTACGTGCAGCCCGGGGAGTTCACCCGCGACACCGCCTACATCGAGGACCGCATCACCCGGGACGGCCGCGACGGCTGGCCGGTGGAGGCCGGCCGCTACCGGCTCGTCGCCGCCCGCGCCTGCCCCTGGGCGAACCGCACGGTGATCGTGCGCCGCCTCCTCGGTCTCGAGGACGCCATCTCGCTCGGCCTGCCCGGCCCGACCCACGACGAGCGCAGCTGGACCTTCGACCTCGACCCCGACGGCCGCGACCCGGTGCTCGGCATCGAGCGGCTGCAGGAGGCCTACTTCGCCCGCTTCCCCGACTACCCCAAGGGCATCACGGTGCCCGCGATCGTCGAGGTGGCGAGCGGCATGGTCGTCACCAACGACTACCCGCAGATCACGCTGGACTTCTCGACGGAGTGGACCGAGTTCCACCGCCCGGGCGCTCCCGAGCTCTACCCCGAGCGTCTGCGCGACGAGATCGACGCCCTGAACGCCGAGATCTTCCGCGACGTGAACAACGGTGTCTACCGTGCCGGGTTCGCCGGATCGCAGAAGGCCTACGAGCGGGCCTACGACGCCCTCTTCGAGCGGCTCGACGTGCTGAGCGAGCGGCTCTCCCGGCAGCGCTACCTGATGGGCGGCACCATCACCGAGGCCGACGTGCGCCTGTTCACCACGCTCGCCCGCTTCGACGCCG of the Herbiconiux flava genome contains:
- a CDS encoding N-acetylglutaminylglutamine amidotransferase, whose amino-acid sequence is MCGIAGELRFDGRSADLGAVDRMTACQVHRGPDGTGLWSNGRVALGHRRLSIIDLSAAGAQPMVDAPLGLSVVFNGCIYNHRQLRAELEGKGHRFFSTSDTEVIGKAYAEWGMDCVEHLLGMFAFVVVEHASGRTMLARDRLGIKPLYLDERPGRLRFASTLPALLESGDVDTSIDRTALEHYLSFHSVVPAPRTILAGVTKLPPATVRMIEPDGRASDHVYWEPAFERDPDKAGWSDEDWQEALIGSLRTAVERRMVADVPVGVLLSGGIDSSLVVALLAEAGQTDLATFSIGFDSAGGESGDEFEYSSLVARHFGTDHHRIAIDSSRLLPGIDGTVAAMSEPMVSHDCVAFYLLSEDVSKSVKVVQSGQGADEVLGGYDWYPPLEGVPRDETVAAYSRVFVDRPWGELQQLLGPAWRDAARPDSATAFLTSQFSRPGADTSVDAALRNDTTIMLVDDPVKRVDNMTMAWGLEARVPFLDHEFVELVAQIPPELKLSDGGKGVLKRASRGLVPDAVIDRTKGYFPVPAIRQLEGPYLERVRAALHDPAARERGLFDTARVERMLADPNSERTTLGSNALWQLALLEMWLQEHGIR
- a CDS encoding prolyl oligopeptidase family serine peptidase, whose product is MTAPVVTAGGSGDLAAALVRAWGSWGPSMTPDAARVAFISDRGGAPEVWVQDVVLEGPRASATRIRFTDDPVISVSWSADSAWLACAVATDGGVRTQVWVVRPDGSDARRISGPPERHVELGPWTRSGHRVVLTVPSTEVGEPTRAYLADPTSGELELLAVGDLIHVLDLSAFERMLVVRDGRRGHEFCVVVDRETDTDHPVLPHPGRGATDRAFIRPAPPGTGAPAVVYAATEVGLPRLQLVAAPVDPDDWSQPARLLAARDDAELEGLDGDDAGRLLLLVWNVAGRSELELFDTHMETSVPVPGLPGAVATSPVLSRDGSSVLLAVEGPLRPRELWHLDTETLAWTRVSDVPTLPAVPLVQPSLERFRSLDGLEITGWLYRAAASAGASGPGGASGPGRPAGPASAGRAMLHLHGGPESQERPTFSPQHQVMAAAGITVFAPNVRGSSGFGREFVHADDVQKRQGAFDDVTAAAQHLIGIGAASADRIAVTGRSYGGYLTLAALAFTPGVFAAGVDICGMSHLLTFYAETEPWIAAAAVTKYGHPDHDKKFLRSISPLAKAERIDVPLLVVHGELDTNVPIGEAHRIVAALSELERPVEYLELAGEGHEYRRESSRLALIERMRGFLLRVL
- a CDS encoding MFS transporter; translated protein: MTRTSDRPRLTRLPRDVMVLGVIAFFVMLGFGVVVPVLPVYVRSFGVGYLEVGAVVSAFAVMRLVANPFVGKLIDLLGERVVLAVGIGIVAVSSALVGLADNYPAVLLLRGAGGIGSAMFSVAAMTLLLATTEPAVRGRAVGFYQGGFLIGGMAGPAVGGLLSGISLHAPFFFYAGTLVVAGAVGLALLKRRTRDPDAVPEPPRPFRQVLRDRGYQSALLASLAQGWSAMGVRSALVPVLIVEVLHEKPAITGIAFAVAAVAQTLALAPAGRFVDTVGRKPAIIGAFAVGALVMVAIPLVSSIWLLIVLLSVYGVAAAFMGTAPAAAVGDAAGARGGQPVAVFQAVADAGAIVGPLAAGLLVDAFGYEAAFASAAILMGAAALFALRMPRRASIV
- a CDS encoding glutathione S-transferase family protein yields the protein MSYVQPGEFTRDTAYIEDRITRDGRDGWPVEAGRYRLVAARACPWANRTVIVRRLLGLEDAISLGLPGPTHDERSWTFDLDPDGRDPVLGIERLQEAYFARFPDYPKGITVPAIVEVASGMVVTNDYPQITLDFSTEWTEFHRPGAPELYPERLRDEIDALNAEIFRDVNNGVYRAGFAGSQKAYERAYDALFERLDVLSERLSRQRYLMGGTITEADVRLFTTLARFDAVYHGHFKCNRQKLAEMPVLWAYARDLFQTPGFGDTIDFAQIKAHYYVVHRDINPTGIIPKGPDARGWLTPHHREELGGRPFGDGTAPADPPASERVPALA